In Choloepus didactylus isolate mChoDid1 chromosome X, mChoDid1.pri, whole genome shotgun sequence, a genomic segment contains:
- the CMC4 gene encoding cx9C motif-containing protein 4, with the protein MPQKDPCQKQACEIQKCLQANNYMESKCQAVIQELRKCCAQYPKGRSLVCSGFEKEDEEKLTLKSTSD; encoded by the exons ATGCCACAGAAGGATCCGTGCCAGAAACAAGCCTGTGAAATACAGAAATGTTTACAAG CCAACAACTACATGGAATCTAAGTGTCAGGCTGTCATCCAAGAACTGCGTAAGTGTTGTGCTCAGTATCCCAAGGGAAGATCTCTCGTCTGCTCAGGATTtgaaaaagaagatgaagaaaagctgACACTAAAGTCTACATCAGACTAA
- the MTCP1 gene encoding protein p13 MTCP-1 translates to MAGEDVGAPPDHLWVHREGIYRDEYQRTWVAVVEEEMSFLRARVQQVQVPLGDAARPSHLLTSQLPLMWQLYPEQRYMDNNSRLWQIQHHLMVRGVQELLLKLLPDD, encoded by the exons ATGGCAGGAGAGGATGTGGGGGCTCCACCCGATCACCTCTGGGTTCACCGAGAGGGTATCTACCGTGATGAATACCAGCGTACATGGGTTGCTGTCGTGGAAGag GAGATGAGTTTCCTAAGGGCACGAGTCCAGCAAGTTCAGGTTCCCTTAGGTGACGCAGCTAGGCCAAGTCACCTTCTTACCTCCCAGCTACCTCTAATGTGGCAACTCTACCCTGAGCAGCGCTACATGGATAACAACTCTCGTTTGTGGCAGATACAGCATCATTTAATG GTCAGGGGAGTGCAGGAGCTGTTGCTTAAGCTTTTACCTGATGATTAA